The sequence GAAAAGACCGCGTCGGACCCGCGGTTCCGCTTCTTCGGCAACGTCGCCGTCGGTGAGCACGTGCAGGCCGCCGAGCTGGCCGAACGCTATGACGCCGTCATCTACGCCGTCGGCGCCCAGTCCGACCGCCCGCTAGGCATCCCCGGCGAGGAGCTGCCCGGTAGCGTCGCCGCCGTCGACTTCGTCGGTTGGTACAACGCGCACCCGCACTTCGGCGAGATGGCGCCGAACCTGTCGACCGGGCGTGCGGTGGTCGTCGGCAACGGCAACGTCGCGCTCGATGTGGCCCGCATCCTGGTCACCGACCCCGCGACGCTGGCCAAGACCGACATCGCCGACCACGCGCTGGCGGCGCTGGCCGACCGCGGGGTCGAGGAGGTCCTCATCATCGGCAGGCGCGGGCCGCTGCAGGCCCCGTTCACCACGCTCGAGCTGCGCGAGCTCGGCGACCTGGAGGGCCTTGCCGACGTCGAGGTGATCCTGGATCCCGCCGACTTCGCCGACATCACCGACGAGGACCTCGAAGCCGCGGGCAAGACCGTGCGCAACAACATCAAGGTGCTGCGCGGGTACGCCGAGCGGCCACCCCGCGGCGCCAAACGGCGCATCGTGTTCCGGTTCCGCACCTCCCCGATCGAGATCAAGGGTGACGGCAAGGTCGAGGCCATCGTGCTGGGGCGCAACGAGCTGGTCACCGACAACGGCCGCGTCGTCGCCAAGGACACCGGCGAACGCGACGAGGTGCCGGCCCAGCTGGTGGTGCGCGCCGTCGGTTACCGCGGGGTGCCCACCCCCGGGCTGCCGTTCGACGACCGCACCTGCACGATTCCGCACACGAAAGGGCGCGTGGAGGGCAGCCGCAACGAGTACGTCGTCGGCTGGATCAAACGCGGGCCCACCGGCGTGATCGGCAGCAACAAGAGCGACTCACAGGAGACCGTCGACACGCTGATCGCCGATCTGCGCGCGGCCGAATTGGTCGAGCGCGATGCCGATCATGCCGAACAGCTGGCCCGGTGGGTGGTGGAGCGCCAGCCCAAGGTGGTCACCGGCGACCACTGGAAGCTGATCGACGAGCACGAGCGCTCAGCGGGCGAACCGCACGGCCGGCCGCGGGTGAAGCTCACCAGCGTCGCGGACCTGCTGCGCATCGGGCACCGGTGACGTCGACGCGCTCTCAGGCGTAGGGCGGCGGTTCGCCCTGGGCGGGCGGGGGCGCCTGCGGCGCGAACCGCCAGTTGTCGGGGTTCTTCGGCGAGTACACGACGGGAAAAAGCGCGCCCATGGTCGGCCAGTTGTCGACGTCGACCTCGAGGCGCTGATACACCGCGTGTTCGTTGACCGTGGGTCCGTTGATGACGCCGGTGATCGTCGCGTACTGCTGTCCGGAGACGTCGGTCGGTCGCGGGCTGACGCCGGTGACCAGCAGCGTGCCCGACGGCCAGTCGGCGCCGGCGCCGCGGCGACGCATGATCATCGGCCCGGCGATGACGACGATCGCGCCGATGATGAGCAGCATCGCCAGGAATTCCCACACACCGACATGGTAGGACCACAGGCATGTGTTCTGAGGCCGATGACCTGACGCTGGCGTTGGCGCTGGCCGACGAGGCCGACGCGTTGACGACGGCGCGCTTCGGTGCGGTGGACCTCGTCGTCGAGACCAAACCCGACCTCACCCCGGCCACCGACGCCGACCTCGACGTCGAGGCGCGAATCCGGCGCCGGCTGGAGGAGCACCGCCCCGACGACGCGGTGCTCGGGGAGGAGTTCGGCGGGACAACGGAGTTCAGCGGGCGCCAGTGGGTCGTCGACCCGATCGACGGCACCAAGAACTTCGTGCGCGGCGTGCCGGTGTGGGCGACGCTGCTCGCCCTGCTGCAGGACGGTGTGCCGGTGCTCGGCGTGGTGAGCGCGCCTGCGCTGCAACGGCGTTGGTGGGCGCAGGCCGGGCACGGCGCCCACGCCCGAGCGGGTGCCGAACCCGAGCGGCGACTGTCGGTGTCCAAGGTCGACGACCTGGAATCGGCGAGCCTGTCGTTCTCGAGCCTGTCGGGCTGGGCGGCGCTCGGGCTGCGTGAGCGCTTCATCGAGTTGACCGACGACGTGTGGCGGGTGCGTGGCTTCGGCGACTTCCTGTCGTACTGCCTGCTGGCCGAGGGGGCCGTCGACATCGCCACCGAACCCGAGGTGTCGCTGTGGGATCTGGCCGCGCTCGACATCCTGGTCCGCGAGGCCGGCGGAACGTTCACGAACCTGGCCGGACAGCCGGGCCCACACGGCGGCAGCGCGGTCGCCACCAACGCGCTGCTGCATGACGCGGTGTTGACCAGGCTTTCTCAGCCGTCCCGATAGCTCGCACGCCCGAAGCCGGCGCTGTGAGTTGCGCTACAAAGCGGGCGATGTTACTCAGGAGTCAGTTCGGATACCTTACTCTGGAGTCAGTTCGGCAAGCGCCGACGAGAATCCCCATAGCGAGGCAGTTGAAAATGACCAACACCCTGCCGTCGAAACACGGATCACGGCCCAAGCGCGCCGACAAGGAAAGCGCGGTGGGCCTGCAGAAACACAAGCGCACGGCGACCGATCTGGGGCTGGCTCTGGTGACGCCGCTGGTCGGTCAGGAGTTCCTCGACCGCTACAACCTGCGTGACCCGCTCAACCGCGGGCTGAAGTACGGCGTCAAACACGCGTTCTCGGCCGCGGGCGCGGCCACCCGGCAGTTCAAGCGGGTGACCGGCAGCGGCAACGCGCCGGCCCGGCTGAAGAAGAGCGGCTCGGACTACTTCGACCTCACGCCCGACGACGAGCAGAAGATGATCGTCGAGACCGTGAGCGAGTTCGCCGCCGAGGTGATGCGGCCGGCCGCCCGCGAGGCCGACGATGCCGCGTCGTATCCCGACGAACTCGTCAGCAAGGCCAACGAACTCGGGATCGCCGCGATCAACGTGCCCGAGAATTTCGAGGGCATCGCCGCACATCGGGCGGCGGTCACCAACGTGCTGGTCGCCGAGGCACTGTCCTACGGCGACATGGGGCTGGCGCTGCCGATCGTGGCCCCCGCCGGGGTCGCCTCGGCGCTGACCCATTGGGGCAGCGCCGATCAGCAGGCGACCTACCTCAGGGAGTTCGCCGGTGAGAACGTGCCCCAAGCCTGTGTGGCGATCGCCGAGCCTCACCCGCTTTTCGACCCGACGGCGCTGAAGACCACAGCCGTGCGCACGCCGAGCGGCTACCGCCTCGACGGTGTCAAGTCGCTGGTGCCCGCCGCCGCGAACGCCGAAATCTTCATCGTGGCAGCACAACTCAACGGCAAACCGGCGCTGTTCATCGTCGAGTCGTCGTCTCAGGGACTCAGTGTCACGGCCGATCCCAGCATGGGGATCCGTGCCGCGGCGCTCGGCCAGGTCACCCTCGACAAGGTCACCGTGCCGCTCTCCGCGCGGCTCGGCGAGGAGGATGCGCCACAGGCCGACATAGACCGCGATTACTCGGAGGCGATCGCGCTGTCGCGGCTTGGCTGGGCGGCGCTGGCCGTCGGTACCGCACATGCGGTACTCGACTACGTGGTGCCATATGTCAAGGAGCGCCACGCGTTCGGTGAGCCGATCGCCCACCGGCAGGCGGTGGCGTTCATGTGCGCCGACATGGCGATCGAGTTCGACGGGCTGCGGTTGATCACGTGGCGCGGAGCCTCACGCGCCGACCAGGGGCTGCCTTTCGCCCGGGAGGCCGCGCTGGCCAAGCGTCTCGGCACCGACAAGGGCATGCAGATCGGCCTCGACGGCGTGCAGCTTCTCGGCGGCCACGGTTACACCAAGGAACACCCCGTCGAACGCTGGTACCGCGACCTGCGCGCGATCGGCGTCGCCGAGGGCGTAGTAGTCATCTGAGCCGTCATTCCTCATAACGAAAGACCAATCATGGCAATCAATCTGGAACTGCCGAAGAAGCTCGAGGCGGTCATCGAGAAGGCGCATCAGGGCGCCGCCGAGATGCTGCGGCCGATCTCGCGCAAATGGGATCTTCGCGAACACGAATACCCCGTCGAACTCGACACCCTGGCCACCCTCTTCGAGGGCATCTCGGAGGCCAAGACCATCGCGTTCGCCGGCGCCGAGGCCTTCCGCGAGGGCGACGAGCCCAAGGACGCCAACCACAACGGCGCCAACATGTCCGCGGTGCTCAACGTGATGGAGATCAGTTGGGGCGACGTGGCTTTGATGCTGTCGGTGCCGCGCCAGGGTCTCGGCAACGCCGCGATCAACAGCGTGGCCACCCCCGAACAGCTCGAGCGGCTCGGCAAGGACGTCTGGGCGGCGATGGCCATCACCGAGCCGGGCTTCGGCTCCGACTCGGCGGCGGTGTCGACGACGGCGACGCTCGACGGTGACGAGTACGTGATCAACGGCGAGAAGATCTTCGTCACCGCCGGCTCCCGGGCCACGCACATCGTGGTGTGGGCGACGCTGGACAAGTCGAAGGGCCGCGCGGCGATCAAGTCGTTCATCGTGCCGCGCGCGCATCCCGGTGTCACCGTCGAGCGTCTCGAGGACAAGCTGGGCATCAAGGCCTCTGACACGGCGGTGATCCGGTTCGACAACGTCCGGATCCCGAAGGACAACCTGCTCGGTAGCCCGGAAATCAACGTGGACAAGGGTTTTGCCGGGGTGATGGAGACCTTCGACAACACCCGTCCCGTCGTCGCCGCGATGGCCGTCGGCATCGCCCGGGCGGCGTTGGAGGAAGTGCGCAAGATCCTCACCGAGGCGGGCATCGAGATCTCCTACGACAAGCCCTCGCACGCACAGAGCGCACCGGCCGCGGAGTTCCTGCGGATGGAATCCGACTGGGAGGCCGCCTATCTGTTGATGGTGCGCTCGGCGTGGCAGGCCGACAACGACATTCCCAACTCCAAGGAAGCGTCGATGGGCAAGGCCAAGGCCGGCCGCGTCGCCAGCGACATCACCCTCAAAGCCGTCGAATTGGCAGGCACCGTGGGCTATTCGGAGCAGACCCTGCTGGAGAAGTGGGCCCGCGACTCCAAGATTCTCGACATCTTCGAGGGCACACAGCAGATCCAGCTTCTGGTGGTGGCGCGCCGCCTACTGGGCCTGTCCTCCGCCGAACTGAAGTAACCCCTTCCGGCTTCCGGCTTCCGGCGAGCAGACGCGTACACCCCCAAAACAGGGCGTTTTAGGGGGTGTACGCGTCTGCTCGCGCCCGGATGGGTCCGGATGGGTAGGGACCGTCAGCGCAAAGGTCCCCGGGGCTCGGACGAACCGAGCGGGCCGGGGACCTTCGCGTCGTGTCGAACTGTCAGGCGGCGCCCAGGTGCGCCTGCAGGTCGGGCTTCATCTCCCGCAGCTGCTGGCCCCAGTACTCCCAGCTGTGGGTGCCGTACGGCGGGAAGTTGAAGACCCCGTTGTTGCCGCCCGCGGCGATGTAGTTGTCGCGGAACGTGAGGTTGGTGCGGATCGTCAGCCCTTCGAGGAACTCGGCGGGCAGGTTCGCACCGCCCAACTCGTTGGGCGTGCCGTTACCGCAGTACACCCAGAGCCGGGTGCCGTTGGCGACGATCTTGGGGATCTGCAACATCGGGTCGTTGCGCACCCACGCGCTGTTGGGGTCTTCGGTCGGGCCCCACATGTCGTTGGCCTCGAAGCCACCCGCGTCGCCCATGGCCATGTTGATCAGGAACGGCCAGCTGCCCTCCGACGGGTTCAGGAACGCCGACAGCGCCCCGGCATAGATGAACTGGTCGGGGTGGTAGACCGAGAGGATGATCGCCGAGTTGCCCGACATCGACAGGCCGACCGCAGCGTTGCCGGTGGTCGAGATGCCCTTGTTGGCGGACAGCCACTGCGGCAGCTCGCTGGTCAGGAACGTCTCCCACTTGTAGGTCTGGCAGCCGTTGTTGCCGCAGGCCGGCCGGTACCAGTCGCTGTAGAAGCTGGACTGTCCGCCGACCGGCATGACCACGGCGAGACCCGAGTCGTAGTACCACTCGAACGCCTGGGTCTCCATGTCCCAGCCGTTGTAGTCGTCGCGAGCCCGCAGACCGTCGAGCATGTACACCGCGTGCGGCCCGCCCGGCTGGAATTGGACCTTGATGTCGCGGCCCATCGATGGTGACGGCACCATCAGGTACTCGACCGGCAGGCCGGGCCGGGAGAACGCTCCGGCGGTGGCGGAGTTTCCGGTCAGACCCACCACGCCGGGGAGCACGGCCGCCGCGACCGCGGCCACCGCGAACCGACGGGCCCATGGGCCACGGATCTTGTCAAAGAAGCTCATACTGCAATTCCATCCATTTCCGGTTGTG comes from Mycolicibacterium pulveris and encodes:
- a CDS encoding esterase family protein yields the protein MSFFDKIRGPWARRFAVAAVAAAVLPGVVGLTGNSATAGAFSRPGLPVEYLMVPSPSMGRDIKVQFQPGGPHAVYMLDGLRARDDYNGWDMETQAFEWYYDSGLAVVMPVGGQSSFYSDWYRPACGNNGCQTYKWETFLTSELPQWLSANKGISTTGNAAVGLSMSGNSAIILSVYHPDQFIYAGALSAFLNPSEGSWPFLINMAMGDAGGFEANDMWGPTEDPNSAWVRNDPMLQIPKIVANGTRLWVYCGNGTPNELGGANLPAEFLEGLTIRTNLTFRDNYIAAGGNNGVFNFPPYGTHSWEYWGQQLREMKPDLQAHLGAA
- a CDS encoding acyl-CoA dehydrogenase family protein, whose translation is MAINLELPKKLEAVIEKAHQGAAEMLRPISRKWDLREHEYPVELDTLATLFEGISEAKTIAFAGAEAFREGDEPKDANHNGANMSAVLNVMEISWGDVALMLSVPRQGLGNAAINSVATPEQLERLGKDVWAAMAITEPGFGSDSAAVSTTATLDGDEYVINGEKIFVTAGSRATHIVVWATLDKSKGRAAIKSFIVPRAHPGVTVERLEDKLGIKASDTAVIRFDNVRIPKDNLLGSPEINVDKGFAGVMETFDNTRPVVAAMAVGIARAALEEVRKILTEAGIEISYDKPSHAQSAPAAEFLRMESDWEAAYLLMVRSAWQADNDIPNSKEASMGKAKAGRVASDITLKAVELAGTVGYSEQTLLEKWARDSKILDIFEGTQQIQLLVVARRLLGLSSAELK
- the hisN gene encoding histidinol-phosphatase translates to MCSEADDLTLALALADEADALTTARFGAVDLVVETKPDLTPATDADLDVEARIRRRLEEHRPDDAVLGEEFGGTTEFSGRQWVVDPIDGTKNFVRGVPVWATLLALLQDGVPVLGVVSAPALQRRWWAQAGHGAHARAGAEPERRLSVSKVDDLESASLSFSSLSGWAALGLRERFIELTDDVWRVRGFGDFLSYCLLAEGAVDIATEPEVSLWDLAALDILVREAGGTFTNLAGQPGPHGGSAVATNALLHDAVLTRLSQPSR
- a CDS encoding acyl-CoA dehydrogenase family protein, giving the protein MTNTLPSKHGSRPKRADKESAVGLQKHKRTATDLGLALVTPLVGQEFLDRYNLRDPLNRGLKYGVKHAFSAAGAATRQFKRVTGSGNAPARLKKSGSDYFDLTPDDEQKMIVETVSEFAAEVMRPAAREADDAASYPDELVSKANELGIAAINVPENFEGIAAHRAAVTNVLVAEALSYGDMGLALPIVAPAGVASALTHWGSADQQATYLREFAGENVPQACVAIAEPHPLFDPTALKTTAVRTPSGYRLDGVKSLVPAAANAEIFIVAAQLNGKPALFIVESSSQGLSVTADPSMGIRAAALGQVTLDKVTVPLSARLGEEDAPQADIDRDYSEAIALSRLGWAALAVGTAHAVLDYVVPYVKERHAFGEPIAHRQAVAFMCADMAIEFDGLRLITWRGASRADQGLPFAREAALAKRLGTDKGMQIGLDGVQLLGGHGYTKEHPVERWYRDLRAIGVAEGVVVI
- a CDS encoding FAD-dependent oxidoreductase; this translates as MRPYHVAIVGSGPSGYFAAASLLKFADAGDDAGPAPDVRIDMYEMLPTPWGLVRSGVAPDHPKIKSISAQFEKTASDPRFRFFGNVAVGEHVQAAELAERYDAVIYAVGAQSDRPLGIPGEELPGSVAAVDFVGWYNAHPHFGEMAPNLSTGRAVVVGNGNVALDVARILVTDPATLAKTDIADHALAALADRGVEEVLIIGRRGPLQAPFTTLELRELGDLEGLADVEVILDPADFADITDEDLEAAGKTVRNNIKVLRGYAERPPRGAKRRIVFRFRTSPIEIKGDGKVEAIVLGRNELVTDNGRVVAKDTGERDEVPAQLVVRAVGYRGVPTPGLPFDDRTCTIPHTKGRVEGSRNEYVVGWIKRGPTGVIGSNKSDSQETVDTLIADLRAAELVERDADHAEQLARWVVERQPKVVTGDHWKLIDEHERSAGEPHGRPRVKLTSVADLLRIGHR